Proteins encoded in a region of the Pseudomonas syringae KCTC 12500 genome:
- the ettA gene encoding energy-dependent translational throttle protein EttA, translated as MAQYVYTMHRLSKVVPPKREILKNISLSFFPGAKIGVLGLNGSGKSTLLKIMAGVDTEFDGEARPMPELNVGYLPQEPQLDPNKTVREVVEEAVSVIKDAQARLDQVYAEYAEPDADFDKLAAEQAKLESILQASDGHNLERQLEVAADALRLPAWDAKVSVLSGGEKRRVALCRLLLSAPDMLLLDEPTNHLDADSVAWLEHFLHDFPGTVVAITHDRYFLDNVAGWILELDRGAGIPYEGNYSGWLEAKSDRLAQESKQQTAHEKAMKDELEWVRKGAKARQSKSKARLQRFEEMQSQEFQKRSETNEIYIPAGPRLGDKVIEFKNVTKGYGDRVLIDNLSFSMPKGAIVGVIGGNGAGKSTLFRMLMGKEQPDSGSIEVGETVQLACVDQSRDDLDGSKSVFQAVSDGSDVIRIGNYEIPSRTYVGRFNFKGGDQQKFVKDLSGGERGRLHLALTLKEGGNVLLLDEPSNDLDVETLRSLEEALLDFPGAAIVISHDRWFLDRVATHILAYEDDSQAIFFEGNYTEYEADRKKRLGEAAAQPHRVRHKKLA; from the coding sequence ATGGCTCAATACGTCTACACCATGCATCGGCTGAGCAAAGTTGTGCCGCCGAAGCGTGAAATCCTGAAAAACATCTCTCTGTCTTTCTTTCCCGGTGCCAAGATCGGCGTGCTGGGCCTCAACGGTTCGGGTAAATCCACGCTGTTGAAAATCATGGCGGGTGTCGACACCGAGTTTGATGGTGAAGCGCGTCCGATGCCGGAGCTCAATGTGGGTTATCTGCCGCAGGAGCCACAACTTGATCCGAACAAGACGGTCCGTGAGGTCGTGGAGGAGGCGGTCAGCGTGATCAAGGACGCTCAGGCGCGTCTCGATCAGGTCTACGCCGAATATGCCGAGCCGGATGCTGATTTCGACAAGCTGGCGGCCGAGCAGGCCAAGCTCGAATCCATCCTGCAGGCCAGCGATGGCCATAACCTGGAGCGTCAACTGGAAGTCGCCGCCGACGCGCTACGCCTGCCGGCCTGGGATGCGAAGGTTTCGGTCCTTTCCGGTGGCGAAAAGCGCCGTGTCGCGCTGTGCCGCCTGCTGCTCTCCGCACCGGACATGTTGCTTCTCGACGAACCGACCAACCACCTGGATGCCGACTCGGTCGCCTGGCTGGAGCATTTCCTTCACGACTTCCCGGGAACTGTGGTTGCGATCACGCACGACCGTTACTTCCTGGACAACGTGGCTGGCTGGATTCTGGAACTCGACCGCGGCGCGGGTATTCCTTACGAGGGCAACTATTCCGGCTGGCTTGAAGCCAAGTCGGACCGCCTGGCGCAGGAATCCAAGCAGCAGACCGCTCACGAAAAAGCCATGAAAGACGAGCTGGAATGGGTCCGCAAGGGTGCCAAGGCGCGTCAGTCCAAATCCAAGGCGCGTCTGCAACGCTTCGAAGAGATGCAGTCGCAGGAATTCCAGAAGCGCAGCGAGACCAACGAGATCTATATCCCGGCCGGTCCGCGTCTGGGCGACAAGGTTATCGAGTTCAAGAACGTCACCAAGGGTTATGGCGACCGCGTGCTGATCGACAACCTGTCGTTCTCCATGCCTAAAGGCGCCATCGTTGGCGTGATCGGCGGTAACGGTGCCGGTAAGTCGACATTGTTCCGCATGCTGATGGGCAAGGAACAGCCGGATTCGGGCAGCATCGAAGTCGGTGAAACCGTGCAGCTGGCCTGCGTGGATCAGAGCCGTGATGACCTGGACGGCAGCAAATCGGTGTTCCAGGCCGTGTCCGACGGTTCCGATGTGATCCGTATCGGTAACTATGAGATTCCGTCGCGTACCTACGTCGGTCGCTTCAATTTCAAGGGCGGCGATCAGCAGAAGTTCGTCAAGGACCTGTCCGGTGGTGAGCGTGGTCGTCTGCACCTGGCGCTGACCCTGAAAGAGGGCGGCAATGTGCTGCTGCTCGACGAACCGTCCAACGACCTCGACGTGGAGACCCTGCGTTCACTGGAGGAAGCGCTGCTGGACTTCCCGGGCGCTGCCATTGTGATCTCTCACGATCGGTGGTTCCTTGACCGTGTAGCCACGCACATCCTGGCGTACGAAGACGATTCGCAAGCGATCTTCTTCGAAGGCAACTACACCGAGTATGAAGCCGATCGCAAGAAGCGTCTGGGCGAAGCGGCTGCCCAACCGCACCGTGTGCGTCACAAAAAGCTGGCCTGA
- a CDS encoding sensor domain-containing protein → MKGMLAGLVLVVLALLLWQLIEQFHQTQERQRQRSLEYSVQLSDRMSLNMALKAQIAMNLLDEALSSGERLEQPTTLVNLRTALPALRSVARLNREGEIVSDSAEVSRDGEFLEQAMKQARGRPYFYTGSEDGNQIYILIRLGNGVSGDYWAVRVAPDALKELASQPAQNFQHLWRLEQRKTQRVILHEQVPANEADSGLSDTILLQPLSNSDWQLRGLFDTYKARSELLAPLIGKCLIGLLLSILPLIALISLRRRQRQMLQSRRRYRDIFEGAGVAICVMDMSGLQEQLEALEVRTGEDFERLLKSQPASLKRLLQQLRISELNEVALSLLDIEHREQAWQPLIEGESRSRPGVGIPIIQAVLAGQPRLELEICLTRASGEDQHLWLVMRLPETRSDFDAVILSIGDITSRKQVELSLLDRESFWSDVVRTVPDHLYVQDVLSQRVIYSNHHFGYTLGYSKSELHAMGEFFWEVLLHPEDARNYQDMRLRQRHHGHNELLQRVLRFRDRESNWRSFDIREQALAWDAEDRVTRIIGIAKDITEQVASSQSLRDSEQRYRMLAESISDVIFSTDGRLVVNYVSPSVERALGYSAEWILQNGWSAAIATPQQIVGFDALMDRIDKVLDKPQELARLREEVTIRMFLFDCLRADGRKIPVELRVVLVWGEHGNFEGIFGVGRDISQQRRAEKDLRMAATVFEHSTSAILITDPAGYIVQANEAFTRVSGYEVAQVLDQLPGMLTVESEQETRLRHILRQLNGQGTWEGEIRLKRRNGEHYPAWVGITAVLDDEGDLASYVCFFSDISERRASEDRIHRLAYYDALTHLPNRTLFQDRLHSALQHAERQQAWVVLMFLDLDRFKPINDSLGHAAGDRMLQEMATRLLACVSVDDTVARMGGDEFTLLLEPDETREAALNRAIHVAERILTSLITPFVLEGREFFVTASIGIALSPQDGKELSQLMKNADTAMYHAKERGKNNFQFYQADMNATALERLELESDLRHALEQKEFTLFYQPQFSGDGKRLTGAEALLRWRHPRRGLVPPNDFIPVLEELGLVVEVGDWVLAEACRQLKHWHQARVRVPKVSVNISARQFSDGQLGKRIAHILEQTGLSPACLELELTESILMREVNEAMQILDGLKNLGLSIAVDDFGTGYSSLNYLKQFPIDVLKIDRTFVDGLPSGEQDAQIARAIIAMAHSLNLSVIAEGVETHEQLEFLREHDCDEVQGYLFGRPMPPAQFEAQFSNDALFMLD, encoded by the coding sequence GTGAAAGGCATGCTGGCGGGCCTGGTTCTGGTGGTGCTTGCCCTGTTGCTCTGGCAGCTGATCGAGCAATTTCATCAGACTCAGGAGCGCCAGCGTCAGCGCAGTCTGGAGTACAGCGTCCAGTTGTCAGACCGGATGAGTCTGAACATGGCGCTCAAGGCGCAGATCGCCATGAACCTGCTGGACGAGGCGCTATCCTCGGGGGAGCGGCTGGAGCAGCCGACGACGCTGGTGAACCTGCGCACTGCCCTGCCCGCACTGCGCAGCGTCGCTCGCCTGAATCGGGAGGGTGAAATTGTCAGTGACAGTGCCGAGGTCTCGCGCGACGGTGAGTTTCTCGAACAAGCCATGAAGCAGGCGCGCGGTCGCCCCTACTTCTATACCGGCTCCGAAGACGGCAACCAGATTTATATACTGATTCGCCTGGGCAACGGCGTGAGCGGCGACTACTGGGCAGTGCGCGTGGCACCCGACGCCTTGAAAGAACTTGCCAGCCAGCCGGCGCAGAACTTTCAGCACCTGTGGCGTCTTGAACAGCGCAAGACGCAGCGGGTCATTCTCCATGAACAGGTGCCGGCCAACGAAGCGGACAGTGGTCTGTCCGATACCATTCTGCTGCAGCCGCTGAGCAACAGTGACTGGCAACTGCGGGGGCTGTTCGACACCTACAAGGCCCGCAGCGAACTGCTTGCGCCACTGATCGGCAAGTGCCTGATCGGCCTGCTGCTGTCGATCCTGCCGCTGATCGCGCTGATCAGCCTGCGCCGACGCCAGCGTCAGATGCTGCAGAGCAGGCGCCGCTACCGGGATATCTTCGAAGGCGCAGGCGTCGCGATCTGTGTCATGGACATGTCCGGCCTTCAAGAGCAACTGGAAGCACTTGAGGTCAGGACCGGCGAGGACTTCGAGCGTCTGCTCAAAAGCCAGCCAGCCTCGCTCAAACGCCTGCTGCAGCAATTGCGCATCAGCGAACTCAACGAAGTTGCCTTGAGCCTGCTGGACATCGAGCACCGCGAACAGGCATGGCAACCATTGATCGAGGGCGAATCACGCTCGCGTCCGGGCGTCGGCATTCCGATCATTCAGGCGGTTCTCGCCGGGCAGCCACGACTGGAACTGGAAATCTGCCTGACCCGCGCAAGCGGTGAGGATCAGCACCTGTGGCTGGTCATGCGCCTGCCCGAGACACGCAGCGACTTCGATGCGGTGATTCTCAGCATTGGCGACATCACCAGCCGTAAACAGGTCGAGCTGTCGTTGCTGGACCGCGAGAGCTTCTGGTCCGACGTGGTACGCACCGTACCGGACCATTTGTACGTTCAGGACGTACTCAGCCAGCGGGTGATCTACAGCAACCACCACTTCGGCTACACGCTGGGTTACAGCAAGTCAGAACTGCACGCCATGGGCGAGTTCTTCTGGGAAGTCCTGCTGCACCCTGAGGACGCCCGAAACTATCAGGACATGCGCCTGCGCCAGCGTCACCACGGGCACAATGAATTACTGCAACGCGTGCTGCGCTTCCGGGACCGCGAGAGCAACTGGCGGTCTTTCGACATTCGCGAGCAGGCGCTGGCCTGGGACGCAGAAGACCGGGTCACCCGTATCATCGGCATTGCCAAGGACATTACCGAGCAGGTCGCGTCCAGCCAGTCACTGCGTGACAGCGAACAGCGTTACCGCATGCTCGCCGAAAGCATCAGTGATGTGATTTTCTCCACCGACGGCCGGCTGGTAGTCAACTACGTCAGCCCTTCGGTAGAACGTGCGCTGGGCTACAGCGCCGAGTGGATCCTGCAGAACGGCTGGTCCGCCGCTATTGCCACCCCCCAGCAAATAGTCGGTTTCGATGCGCTCATGGACCGCATCGACAAGGTCCTCGACAAACCTCAGGAACTCGCCAGGCTGCGCGAAGAAGTCACCATCCGAATGTTCCTGTTCGACTGCCTGCGTGCCGACGGTCGCAAGATCCCGGTGGAACTGCGCGTGGTTCTGGTGTGGGGCGAACACGGCAATTTCGAGGGGATCTTCGGCGTGGGCCGGGACATCAGTCAGCAGCGTCGGGCCGAGAAAGACCTGCGCATGGCTGCCACCGTATTCGAGCATTCGACATCCGCCATTCTGATTACCGACCCCGCTGGCTATATCGTGCAGGCCAACGAGGCCTTTACCCGCGTCAGTGGCTATGAAGTGGCTCAGGTGCTCGATCAACTGCCGGGCATGCTCACCGTGGAGTCCGAACAGGAAACCCGGCTGCGCCACATCCTCAGGCAGTTGAACGGACAAGGCACGTGGGAAGGTGAAATCCGGCTCAAGCGCCGTAATGGCGAACACTACCCGGCTTGGGTCGGCATTACCGCAGTCCTCGACGATGAAGGCGACCTGGCCAGCTACGTGTGCTTCTTCAGCGATATCAGCGAGCGCAGGGCCAGCGAGGATCGCATCCACCGTCTGGCCTACTACGACGCGCTGACTCACCTGCCCAACCGCACCCTGTTTCAGGATCGACTGCATTCGGCGCTGCAGCACGCCGAGCGCCAGCAGGCCTGGGTGGTGCTGATGTTCCTCGACCTCGACCGCTTCAAACCGATCAACGACTCCCTGGGCCATGCCGCGGGCGACCGGATGCTGCAGGAAATGGCCACGCGCCTGCTCGCCTGCGTATCGGTGGATGACACCGTGGCCCGCATGGGCGGGGATGAATTCACCCTGCTGCTGGAACCGGATGAAACCCGCGAAGCCGCGCTGAATCGCGCGATTCACGTTGCCGAACGCATTCTGACCAGCCTGATAACGCCTTTCGTACTCGAAGGCCGCGAGTTCTTTGTGACCGCCAGTATCGGCATCGCCCTCAGCCCGCAGGACGGCAAGGAACTGAGTCAGTTGATGAAGAACGCCGACACGGCGATGTATCACGCCAAAGAGCGCGGCAAGAACAACTTCCAGTTCTATCAGGCAGACATGAACGCCACCGCTCTGGAGCGTCTGGAGCTGGAAAGCGACTTGCGCCACGCCCTGGAGCAGAAGGAGTTCACCCTCTTCTACCAACCGCAGTTCAGCGGCGACGGCAAACGCCTGACGGGCGCAGAAGCCCTGCTGCGCTGGCGCCATCCACGTCGCGGGCTGGTACCGCCCAACGACTTCATCCCGGTGCTCGAAGAGCTCGGGCTGGTCGTGGAGGTCGGTGATTGGGTTCTGGCCGAAGCCTGCCGCCAACTCAAACACTGGCATCAGGCCAGGGTTCGCGTGCCCAAGGTGTCGGTCAACATCTCGGCACGGCAGTTCTCGGACGGCCAGCTCGGCAAGCGTATCGCTCACATACTCGAACAGACCGGCCTGTCACCCGCCTGCCTGGAGCTGGAACTGACCGAAAGCATCCTGATGCGCGAGGTCAACGAGGCCATGCAGATCCTCGATGGCCTCAAAAACCTTGGCCTGAGCATCGCCGTCGATGACTTCGGCACCGGCTACTCGTCGCTGAACTACCTCAAACAGTTCCCGATTGACGTGCTGAAGATCGACCGCACCTTCGTCGATGGCCTCCCATCCGGCGAACAGGACGCCCAGATCGCCCGCGCAATCATCGCCATGGCTCACAGCCTGAACCTCTCGGTGATCGCCGAAGGCGTGGAGACCCATGAACAACTGGAGTTTCTTCGCGAACACGACTGCGACGAAGTCCAGGGCTACCTGTTCGGCCGCCCGATGCCCCCTGCGCAGTTCGAAGCGCAATTCAGCAATGATGCGTTGTTCATGCTGGATTGA
- a CDS encoding helix-turn-helix transcriptional regulator — protein MISDTTSLDSVSCQVVEALNKVILALQTEVSSASISTFHQQALERACALVPFDKAWWGRSTWRDNWPVEHSSFLLGLPTGYPAEWEQLKTSDASVGRMHQTQGVCQVIHCTAADAPPALAELGRQYDLCFALGIVLTDPHTQQGVHLTLFRSADHTPFSPLDKCLIEWLMPHLIAAEQASYLRTLTTLRETQGAYDETAMAVSDRYGVLLSMEPAFSSMLGSEWPDRPSNRLPRQCNPQEGYSSQNLHITSQPVGDLVLLTARRRSSLELLSTRELQVARGFAVGQTYKEVARNIGMSPCTVRHHLRKIYNKLGVTRKAQIAQLLHLTDG, from the coding sequence ATGATCAGCGATACAACATCCCTGGACAGTGTTTCCTGTCAGGTCGTTGAAGCCTTGAACAAGGTGATTCTCGCGCTTCAGACCGAGGTCAGCAGCGCGTCGATCTCTACGTTTCATCAACAGGCGCTTGAGCGGGCGTGCGCGCTGGTGCCGTTCGACAAGGCCTGGTGGGGAAGATCCACCTGGCGTGACAACTGGCCCGTCGAGCACAGTTCCTTTTTGCTCGGCCTGCCCACCGGCTATCCCGCCGAGTGGGAGCAACTCAAGACCTCGGATGCCAGCGTCGGCAGAATGCATCAGACCCAAGGCGTCTGTCAGGTTATTCACTGTACGGCAGCGGATGCACCTCCCGCGCTGGCCGAACTCGGACGCCAGTACGACCTTTGTTTCGCTCTGGGCATTGTCCTGACCGACCCGCACACCCAGCAGGGCGTGCATTTGACGCTGTTTCGCTCGGCTGACCACACGCCCTTTTCGCCCTTGGACAAATGCCTGATCGAGTGGCTGATGCCGCATCTGATCGCCGCCGAACAGGCCAGTTATCTGCGCACGCTCACGACCCTGCGGGAAACTCAGGGCGCCTACGATGAGACCGCCATGGCGGTGAGCGATCGTTACGGCGTGCTGCTTTCCATGGAGCCTGCGTTCTCGTCGATGCTGGGCTCGGAATGGCCCGACAGACCGTCCAATCGTCTGCCCAGACAATGCAACCCTCAAGAGGGCTATTCGAGTCAGAACCTGCACATCACGTCGCAGCCGGTGGGCGACCTCGTTCTATTGACGGCGCGTCGACGCAGCAGTCTGGAATTGTTGAGCACGCGCGAACTTCAGGTCGCCCGAGGCTTTGCGGTCGGACAGACGTACAAGGAAGTCGCGCGCAACATCGGTATGTCGCCCTGCACCGTCCGGCACCACTTGAGAAAGATCTACAACAAGCTCGGTGTCACCCGTAAAGCGCAGATCGCTCAGTTACTGCATTTGACTGACGGCTGA
- a CDS encoding SphA family protein, translating to MAILWLSPTACATENAAPTTAAGVFDFGAGFMPPITPNGTVGMRISNYRANVIKDSHGNDSPNDFQINVLAIGLAYLRMTEQEFFGARYGFAVVPIFFKMDADLGVNAGGQRVFSDSASLFRQADLQVVPIILDWKLGPGLGINAQLMFQAPTGDYDKNRLVSPGTHHWTVSPLLNATYISPGGFEVSSSFQIDINARNPDTDYRSGVEYRHEFAVGQHVGDWTVGIGGYYYRQLSDDDAPGLTRGNRARVLAAGPAVSYFKPGAGLPPIWLHAYKEFDAHNRAEGYTVALRTGISF from the coding sequence ATGGCGATCCTGTGGTTATCGCCCACAGCCTGCGCCACCGAAAATGCTGCACCTACGACAGCCGCCGGCGTTTTCGACTTTGGCGCAGGCTTCATGCCGCCCATCACCCCCAATGGCACCGTCGGCATGCGCATCAGCAACTACCGGGCGAATGTCATCAAGGACAGCCACGGCAATGACAGCCCCAACGATTTCCAGATCAACGTCCTGGCAATCGGCCTCGCTTATTTGCGAATGACCGAGCAGGAGTTTTTTGGGGCCCGCTATGGTTTCGCGGTGGTGCCGATCTTCTTCAAGATGGATGCAGACCTGGGCGTGAACGCCGGGGGGCAACGGGTCTTCAGCGACAGTGCATCGCTGTTTCGTCAGGCGGACCTGCAAGTGGTGCCGATCATCCTGGACTGGAAGCTCGGACCGGGGCTGGGCATCAATGCCCAACTGATGTTTCAGGCGCCCACCGGGGACTATGACAAAAACCGTCTGGTCAGCCCTGGTACTCATCACTGGACGGTTTCTCCGCTGTTGAACGCGACCTACATTTCACCCGGTGGCTTCGAGGTTTCCTCGAGTTTCCAGATCGATATAAACGCGCGTAACCCCGACACCGATTACCGCAGTGGCGTTGAGTACCGACATGAGTTTGCAGTGGGCCAGCATGTGGGCGACTGGACCGTCGGCATTGGCGGCTACTACTACCGACAGCTGTCGGACGACGACGCGCCGGGACTGACCCGCGGCAATCGCGCCCGAGTACTCGCCGCAGGCCCTGCAGTGAGTTACTTCAAACCCGGTGCCGGTCTGCCGCCCATCTGGTTGCACGCCTACAAGGAGTTCGACGCCCACAACCGTGCCGAGGGCTACACCGTAGCGCTGCGTACCGGCATCAGCTTTTAA